A segment of the Streptomyces sp. ITFR-21 genome:
CGCGGGTGGGCCGGGGGTCTCTGCTGGCGTCACGACGGCGGCCTCACGACAGTCCGGGCACGGCGCCGCGCTTCTTGTGCAGGCTGATGCTGACCGTCCGGTCCTCGGCGACGGTCGAGTCCACCTCGCCGGCCAGCGCGGACAGCACCGTCCAGGCGAAGGTGTCCCGCTCCGGCGCGCGGCCGTCGGTGGTGGGCGCCGAGACGGTCACCCACAGCGAGTCCCCGACCAGCCGGAACACACAGCTCAGCACGGAACCGGGAACGGCCTGCTGCAACAGGATCGCGCATGCCTCGTCCACGGCGATCCGCAGATCCTCGATCTCGTCGAGGGTGAAGTCCAGCCGGGCCGCGAGTCCGGCCGTGGCCGTCCGCAGTACCGACAGATACGCCCCCGCAGCGGGCAGCCGGACCTCGACGAAGTCCTTCGACCCGGGCTCGCCTGCGATCTGGGACACCCTCACCTCCAAGGTGGCACACGGTGAATGCTCTGGTTCGCAGTGACGCTACCGCGATCCGTCGCACGATGTCGCCCGGACGGAGCACGGGCACCGCCGGGCATGTCACCCATGGTAACTGCACGAGTGCGGACCGTGTGTCACGGTCCGGTGGCTCAATTCGCATGCGAAATCGTCCGGTTACGGATCACGCCACCAGGTTACGGGTGATTGCCGCGCCCCGGGGCAGGGACCGTCCCGTCCGTTGCCCGCGCCGGGCCGCGCCGGGCCGCCGCCCCGGCCCGTCCGGCCGTCCGGCCGCCCGGCTCAGCCGCCCGGCCGCGCGGGAGCCGCTCAGCCGGTCACGACCGCCGTCACCCGGGTGCCCGGCGGGAAGGCGCCGTCCGCCGCGAGCGTGAAGACGCCGTGCAGCGCCTTGGCCACGTAGACCGGGTCGGGGGCCAGGCCGTGCCGGTCGGCGAAGTCGGCGGCGAAGGCGTCCAGCGCCGGGGTGGTCCGGGCGAAGCCGCCGTGGTGGAAGCCGTCCGCCACCTGCCACCGGCCCCGCCGCCCGCCGAAGGCGGCCCGCTGGAGCCGGTCCACCTCGCCGCCGAGGAAGCCGCCGCGCAGTACCGCGAAGCCGATCGCCCGGACGCCGGGCGGCAGGCCCGCGGCGAGCCCGGCGAGGGTGCCGCCGGTCCCGCAGGCCACCGCCACCACGTCGGCTTCGCCGCCGATCTCCCGGCCCAGGTCCGTACAGCCGTGCACCGCGAGGGCGTTGGAGCCGCCCTCGGGCAGCACGTAGGCGGGCCCGTGCCGGGCCAGCAGCGCCGCCACCACCTCCGGCTCGGCCTTGCGCCGGTACGTCGCCCGGTCCACGAAGTCCAGCCGCATGCCGTCGGCGGCGGCGCGGGCGAGTGAGGGGTTGAGCGGCCGCGCGGCCAGCTCCTCGCCGCGCACCACGCCGACGGTACGGAACCCGAACAGCCGGCCGGCGGCGGCCGTCGCCCGCAGATGGTTCGACCAGGCGCCGCCGAAGGTCAGCAGCGTGCCGTGGCCGCCGTCCCGCGCCGCCGCCAGGTTCAGCCGCAGCTTGCGGTACTTGTTCCCGGTCAGCTCCGGGTGGATCAGGTCGTCGCGCTTGAGCGACAGCCGCACCCCCTGCCGCGCCAGCCGCTCGTCCACCAGTTCGACCAGCGGCGACGGCAGGCGCACGGCCGGGGCGGGGTGTTCGGTCACCCGGCCATTCTCGCCCGCGGCCCGGGGCCAGGCGTCATCCGGACGTGTGACGGTCACCCGTTCGGGGGCGGGCCGGACGGTGCGGCGGATCCCGCGGCTCCGGGCCCGAGCCCGGACGCGCGGCGCGTCCTTCTCCCGGGTACGAACGCGTCCTTCTCCCGGGCACCAGGACGTCCCGGGGACCCGCCCGGGGGGCGGGCGAAAACACGTCCGCCCGGCGCGTCGCGGAGGACGGGCCGGGCGGACGTGTGCCGGAAGAAGGCGGTCAGGCCTGCTTGGTCTCCCAGAAGATCTTGTCGATCTGGGCGATGAGGTCCAGCGCCTTCTGGCCGGTCGCCGGGTCGTTGGAGGCCTTGGCCGCGCTCAGGGCCTTCAGCGTGTCGTTGACCAGCTGGTGGAGCTGCGGGTACTTCTCGAAGTGCGGGGGCTTGAAGTAGTCGCTCCACAGCACCGAGACATGGTGCTTGGCCAGTTCCGCGCGCTGTTCCTTGATCAGAACGGCGCGGGTCCGGAAGTCCGCGTCCTCGTTGCCCTGGTACTTCTCCTGAACCGCCTTGACCGACTCGGCCTCGATACGGGCCTGGGCCGGGTCATAGACGCCGCAGGGCAGGTCGCAGTGGGCGCTGACCTTGACCTTGGGCGCGAACAGGCGAGTGAACATGGCTGTCCTTCCTCGTGATCGTCTTTCAGGTGGGACATTACTCCCTGGGGGACTCGTTTTCTCGGGTGCCCCAGGTGGCTTAGGACAAAAGTCCGGTGTCACTCTTGGGGCGGTGGAGAAACGAACCAGGAGGCGGAGGATGCGGGAGCAGAAGGCCAGGCTGTCGTGGCAGCTGGTCGAGGTCACTGGTCCGTCGATGGCGCCCACGCTGTTGAACGGGGACTGGCTGCTGATCCAGAAGGTCAGCAGCGGTGCCGATCAGGTGCGCGAGGGGGACGTGGTGGTGCTGCGGCATCCACTGCAACAGGATCTGCTGATCGTCAAGCGGGCAGTGGAGCGCCGCGAGGGCGGCTGGTGGGTGATGGGGGACAACGCGTTCGTGGAGAACGACAGCCGGGAGTTCGGCACGGTGCCGGACGAGCTGGTGCTGGCCCGGGCCAGGGCCCGGTTCCGGCCACCCCGGGAGGTTCAGCGCTCGGTGGCCGGGGCCGCTTCCTGGGCCGGCTGGGCGGCGTCCTGTGTCAGGCCGCTGCGGGCCGACCGCTCGTTCTCCAGGCGCTTGCGGGCCCGGTAGGCGGCCACGTTGGCGCGGGTCGCGCAGCGGTCGGAACAGTACCGGCGGGAACGGTTCGTCGATGTGTCGACGTACGCGTTGCGGCAGGGCAGCGCCTCGCAGATGCCGAGCCGGTCCACCCCCAGCGAGGTGAGCTGCACCGCCAGTCCCATGCACGCGCTCGCCGAGTAGCCGGCGCCGGCCGTCGTCGCCTGCTCGGCGAGGTGCAGATGCCAGTCGGGGCGGCCGGTGTCCTCGTTCAGATGGTCGTGCCCCGAGATCCGCGGGCTGACCGGGAACTCCAGCATCAGCTGGTTCAGCAAGTCGACCGCCCGGACCTCGTCGCCCTCGTCGGCCGCCTCGAAGACGCCGCGCAGCCGGGTCCGCACCCCGCGCAGCCGCGGCACGTCCGCGTCCGCCGCCCTGGCGGCCTGCCCGCCGGCGCCGAACAGCTCCCGCACCGCGTCCACCGAGGTCAGCGTGTCGGTGCCGCGCAGCGGCTGCTCGGAGTTGACCAGGCGCACGGCGTAGTCCGCGTATCGAGCCAGTTCCACGTGTGGTCCTTACGGGGTACGGTCCGGACTCGGTAACCAGGCGGTAATAGCCGAACGTCCGGCCAGGGTATTACGGGGCGGGCGGGTGCGAGGGGTACGGGCGGCGGGCCCGTACCCCTCGGCGGCCGGTCGGCGGGCCACCGTGCCGACGGCGGTCACAGCACCTTCGACAGGAACGACTTCGTCCGCTCGTGCCGCGGGCTGGTCAGCACGTCGCGCGGGTGGCCGGTCTCCACCACCACGCCGTCGTCCATGAAGACCAGCGCGTCGCCCACCTCGCGGGCGAAGCCCATCTCGTGCGTCACCACGATCATGGTCATGCCGTCCTCGGCGAGCCCGCGCATCACGTCCAGCACGTCGCCGACCAACTCCGGGTCGAGCGCCGAGGTCGGCTCGTCGAAGAGCATCAGCTTGGGCTCCATCGCCAGCGCGCGGGCGATCGCCACCCGCTGCTGCTGGCCGCCGGAGAGCTGGGAGGGGTAGCTGGCGGCCTTGTCGCCCAGGCCCACCCGGTCCAGCAGCCGTACCGCCCGCTCCCGCGCCACCGCCTTGCTCTCCCGCTTGACCTGGACCGGGGCCTCCATCACGTTCTCGATCGCGGTCATGTGCGGGAAGAGGTTGAAGCGCTGGAAGACCATGCCGATGTCGCGCCGCTTGGCGGCCACCTCACGGTCCTTCAGCTCGAACAGCCTGTCGCCCTGCTGCCGGTAGCCGACCAGCTCGCCGTCGACCCACAGCCGGCCGGCGTTGATCTGCTCCAGGTGGTTCACGCAGCGCAGGAACGTCGACTTGCCCGAGCCGGACGGGCCGATCAGGCAGAACACCTCCCGCGGCGCCACCTCCAGGTCGATGCCCTTGAGGATGTGCGCGGACCCGAAGGACTTGTGGATGCCCTCCGCCTTCACCATCGGTTGGAGGTTGCTCATCACACGGCCGCCTTCGGTCGGCGCAGGGTGGACAGGTTCGCCCGGACCTTCTGCCACGGGGTCAGCGGCAGCGAACGCAGCGTCCCGCGGGCGTAGCGCCGCTCCAGGTAGAACTGGCCGACGCTGAACACGCTGGTCAGTACGACGTACCAGACGGACGCGACGAAGTACATCTCCATGATCGCGGTGGTGTCGTTGCCGATGTCGGACGCGGCCCGCAGCAGCTCGGTGTACTGCACCACCGAGACCAGCGACGAGGTCTTGAGCATGTTGATGAACTCGTTGCCGGTCGGCGGGATGATCACCCGCATCGCCTGCGGCAGCACGATCCGCCGCATGGTCTTCGCACCGGTCATGCCCAGCGCGTGCGACGCCTCGGTCTGGCCCTCGTCCACCGACTGGATGCCGGCCCGGACGATCTCCGCCATGTACGCGCCCTCGTTGAGGCCCAGCCCCAGCAGGGCGACCACGAACGGGGTCATCACCGCGACGGTGTCGTTCTTGTAGATCGGCCCGAGGTTGATCACGGGGAAGATCAGCGAGAGGTTGAACCACATCAGCAGCTGGACGTACACCGGGGTGCCGCGGAAGAACCAGATGTACAGCCACGCCACCCCGCCGGTGACCGGGTTCTTCGACAGCCGCATCACCGCGAAGAGCACCCCGAGCACCAGGCCGAGCGCCATCGCGCAGACCGAGATGACGATGGTGTGCCCGGCGCCCTTGACGATGGTCGGGTCGAACAGCTTGTCGCCGACCGTCGCCCAGATGATGTCGCCCTGCGAGAAGGCGTACCCCAGCCAGGCCAGCAGGGCGACGATGACCACGGCCGCCACCCAGCGGCCGTAGTGGCGGACCGGGACGGCCAGGATCGCCTCGTACGGGACCGCGCCGGCCAAAGGCCCCCCGGTCGGCGGCCGGGCGTCGGCCGGGGGCCCGGCGGCCGGCGCGTCCGCCGGTGTGCCGTCGGGCCCCTTCCCGAAGTTGACGTCGGTCACGTCACTTGCCGCCGTTGATCGCGGCCTGCTGGACGGCGCCGCTGGTCGCGTTCCACTTCTGCAGCACCTTGGTGTAGCTGCCGTCGGCGATGATCGCGTTCACCGCCTCCTGGAGCACGTCCCGCAGCTGGGAGTTGCTCTTGTCCAGGGCGATGCCGAACGGGCCGGCGTCGGCCGGGGAGCCCGCCACCTCGAAGTCGTCGCCGCCGCCGGACTTCTGCGCGATGTACGCGGCCACCGGGGTGTCGTTGAGATCGGCGACCGCGCCGCCGGCCCGGACCCGGGTCTGCGCCTCGGCGTCCGTGTCGAACTTCTGGATCGTCAGGCCCTTGCCGCCGCACAGCTTCTTCTGCGCCTCGAACGCGTCGTCGTAGATGGTGCCGCGCTGGACCGCCACCGTCTGCCCGCACACGTCGGACAGCTGCGTGATGTTCTTCGGGTTGCCCTTCTTCACCAGCAGCGAGGAGCCGGAGGTGTAGTAGTCGACGAAGTCGACGCCCTTGCCGGTCTTCTTGCCGCTGTCGTCCAGACCGTCCTGGCGGGCCTTGGTGTCGCTCATCGCGGACATCACGATGTCGGAGCGGCCGGTGTACAGCGAGGTGATCAGCCCGTCGAAGGTGCCGTTGGTGAAGGTGAACTTCACCCCGAGCTGCTTCGACAGCGCGTCCCCGAGGTCCGGGTCGATACCGACGATCTTGCCGCTCTCGGTCTGCTCCATGGGGGCGTAGGAGGCGTCGGTGCCCACCTTGATCACGCCGGCGTCCTGGAACTTCTTCGGCAGCTTGGCGAACAGCGGGGCGGCGGCCGTGCTGCCCGTGGCGGAGGCGCTCGGCGTACCCGAGCCGGTGGCACCCGACGCGTCGTCCTTCTTGGTCTGGTCCCCGCACCCGGTGAGCACCAGGGTGCCGGCGACCGCGAGGGCGGCGACCGCGGTGAGACGTGACAGGGCGGCCGAGCGCCTGGTGGTACATGCGGTCATCGCTGTGTCCTCCTGCGAGACGGGGCTTAACGTCCAGGGGGCTTGTGGGCACGCACCATCGAGTACCGCAACCCTGTGTGATCTGTGCATCTTGCCATCCGGACAGCCCCAGACAGGGTGCCCGTTGTGTCAAAATCGGATAACGGGCGATCCCCGGGCGCCCATCGGGCCGGCACACCAAGGCCGGACCGCGGTGGGGCCATGCCGATCAGACGGGCACTCGTCTGCGGAAACAGACTTCCGGTAGAACAGTGCCCGCC
Coding sequences within it:
- the sodX gene encoding nickel-type superoxide dismutase maturation protease is translated as MREQKARLSWQLVEVTGPSMAPTLLNGDWLLIQKVSSGADQVREGDVVVLRHPLQQDLLIVKRAVERREGGWWVMGDNAFVENDSREFGTVPDELVLARARARFRPPREVQRSVAGAASWAGWAASCVRPLRADRSFSRRLRAR
- a CDS encoding anti-sigma regulatory factor, translated to MSQIAGEPGSKDFVEVRLPAAGAYLSVLRTATAGLAARLDFTLDEIEDLRIAVDEACAILLQQAVPGSVLSCVFRLVGDSLWVTVSAPTTDGRAPERDTFAWTVLSALAGEVDSTVAEDRTVSISLHKKRGAVPGLS
- a CDS encoding CGNR zinc finger domain-containing protein, with protein sequence MELARYADYAVRLVNSEQPLRGTDTLTSVDAVRELFGAGGQAARAADADVPRLRGVRTRLRGVFEAADEGDEVRAVDLLNQLMLEFPVSPRISGHDHLNEDTGRPDWHLHLAEQATTAGAGYSASACMGLAVQLTSLGVDRLGICEALPCRNAYVDTSTNRSRRYCSDRCATRANVAAYRARKRLENERSARSGLTQDAAQPAQEAAPATER
- the sodN gene encoding superoxide dismutase, Ni, with product MFTRLFAPKVKVSAHCDLPCGVYDPAQARIEAESVKAVQEKYQGNEDADFRTRAVLIKEQRAELAKHHVSVLWSDYFKPPHFEKYPQLHQLVNDTLKALSAAKASNDPATGQKALDLIAQIDKIFWETKQA
- a CDS encoding 1-aminocyclopropane-1-carboxylate deaminase/D-cysteine desulfhydrase; amino-acid sequence: MTEHPAPAVRLPSPLVELVDERLARQGVRLSLKRDDLIHPELTGNKYRKLRLNLAAARDGGHGTLLTFGGAWSNHLRATAAAGRLFGFRTVGVVRGEELAARPLNPSLARAAADGMRLDFVDRATYRRKAEPEVVAALLARHGPAYVLPEGGSNALAVHGCTDLGREIGGEADVVAVACGTGGTLAGLAAGLPPGVRAIGFAVLRGGFLGGEVDRLQRAAFGGRRGRWQVADGFHHGGFARTTPALDAFAADFADRHGLAPDPVYVAKALHGVFTLAADGAFPPGTRVTAVVTG
- a CDS encoding ABC transporter substrate-binding protein, coding for MTACTTRRSAALSRLTAVAALAVAGTLVLTGCGDQTKKDDASGATGSGTPSASATGSTAAAPLFAKLPKKFQDAGVIKVGTDASYAPMEQTESGKIVGIDPDLGDALSKQLGVKFTFTNGTFDGLITSLYTGRSDIVMSAMSDTKARQDGLDDSGKKTGKGVDFVDYYTSGSSLLVKKGNPKNITQLSDVCGQTVAVQRGTIYDDAFEAQKKLCGGKGLTIQKFDTDAEAQTRVRAGGAVADLNDTPVAAYIAQKSGGGDDFEVAGSPADAGPFGIALDKSNSQLRDVLQEAVNAIIADGSYTKVLQKWNATSGAVQQAAINGGK
- a CDS encoding amino acid ABC transporter permease, giving the protein MTDVNFGKGPDGTPADAPAAGPPADARPPTGGPLAGAVPYEAILAVPVRHYGRWVAAVVIVALLAWLGYAFSQGDIIWATVGDKLFDPTIVKGAGHTIVISVCAMALGLVLGVLFAVMRLSKNPVTGGVAWLYIWFFRGTPVYVQLLMWFNLSLIFPVINLGPIYKNDTVAVMTPFVVALLGLGLNEGAYMAEIVRAGIQSVDEGQTEASHALGMTGAKTMRRIVLPQAMRVIIPPTGNEFINMLKTSSLVSVVQYTELLRAASDIGNDTTAIMEMYFVASVWYVVLTSVFSVGQFYLERRYARGTLRSLPLTPWQKVRANLSTLRRPKAAV
- a CDS encoding amino acid ABC transporter ATP-binding protein, whose product is MSNLQPMVKAEGIHKSFGSAHILKGIDLEVAPREVFCLIGPSGSGKSTFLRCVNHLEQINAGRLWVDGELVGYRQQGDRLFELKDREVAAKRRDIGMVFQRFNLFPHMTAIENVMEAPVQVKRESKAVARERAVRLLDRVGLGDKAASYPSQLSGGQQQRVAIARALAMEPKLMLFDEPTSALDPELVGDVLDVMRGLAEDGMTMIVVTHEMGFAREVGDALVFMDDGVVVETGHPRDVLTSPRHERTKSFLSKVL